The Algiphilus sp. region AGGGCGGCGACCAGGTAGTCGACTCGTTCACCATCGTCACCGTGCCGGCCGCACCGGGGATCGACTGGCTGCACCCGCGCATGCCAAGACCGCTGCAGGACGAGTCAGAGGCGGACGTGTGGTTGCACGGTGCACCCGACGAAGTGGCAGAGCTGCTCGAGTCGTGCGCCGTGGACTACGCCGTCGGCGAGGTGGCCAGCCCGGATCGGGGTCTCGATGCCCGGTGACCCGCGTTCCACTAACGTGCTGCAAGTCGTTGATTCTCAATGCCCGAATTTGCGGCCGCCGCAGCCCACGAAATGGCTGTAAACTATTGATTCGGAAAGGGTGTGCCCTCTGTCGCCGCATAATTTGGGAGCAGAGGGTCGCAGGTTCGAATCCTGCCGCCCCGACCAGCATTCACGCCGCCCGGTGTCCGCGCGGCGTCAGCAGCATTCGCGCCCATAGCTCAGCCGGATAGAGCAACGGCCTTCTAAGCCGTGGGTCGGTGGTTCGAGTCCACCTGGGCGCGCCATCCCTGGTCCCGCGCCGTTTCCGGCGCCACCGCTGAGCGCGAGAGGAAGGAAGAGTGTCGGCAGCGATCATCGATGGAAAGGCCTGCGCGGCATCGGTGCACGCGCGCGTGGCATCAGCCGTCGAGAGCCGCACCACGCGCGGACTGCGCCCACCGTGCCTGGCGACGGTACTGGTAGGAGAGAATCCGGCGTCGCAGATCTACGTCCGCCGGAAGCGCGAGGTCTGCGAGCGTGTCGGCATCGTCTCGCGGCCGCTGCAGTTCGATGCGACGGTGAGCGAGGAAGCACTGATAGCGGCGATCGATGCACTGAATGCCGACGATGAGGTCGACGGCATCCTGGTGCAGCTACCGTTGCCGTCCGGTGTCGATACGACGCACGTCATCGAGCGCATCCGCCCCGACAAGGATGTGGACGGCTTTCATCCCTACAACATCGGCCGTCTCGCTCAGCGTATTCCGCTGCTCCGGCCCTGCACGCCGCTCGGTATCATGGAGCTGCTGCGCGCACGCGGCGAGACGCTGCACGGACGCCGGGCACTGGTGGTCGGCGCCTCGAATATCGTCGGCCGCCCGATGGCGCTGGAGCTGCTCCTGGCAGGGGCAACGAC contains the following coding sequences:
- the folD gene encoding bifunctional methylenetetrahydrofolate dehydrogenase/methenyltetrahydrofolate cyclohydrolase FolD, giving the protein MSAAIIDGKACAASVHARVASAVESRTTRGLRPPCLATVLVGENPASQIYVRRKREVCERVGIVSRPLQFDATVSEEALIAAIDALNADDEVDGILVQLPLPSGVDTTHVIERIRPDKDVDGFHPYNIGRLAQRIPLLRPCTPLGIMELLRARGETLHGRRALVVGASNIVGRPMALELLLAGATTTVAHRFTLDLADRVAEAELLVVAVGKPGLVDGAWVRPGATVIDVGINRQPDGSLIGDVGFAAARERAAAITPVPGGVGPMTVAMLMQNTLHAAELREAGDGTD